TGTGAGGGTAACCATAAGCTTTAGGGATTCTTCTCTCAGATTCCTCTTACTGTTGCCATGTTACCATGTTTTCCTGTGTATGTTGTCAGATGATCTCAAGTCAACACAAGTTCAGCTGCAGAGACCATTCTACTTGCTGCACTTTGAGACTGGGATTGATGAGGTGAGTGATCTCTTTATTTCTTCTGTGACATGTTTTTCGGCTAATTTGTCCATTAGAGGAGCCAACAGGAGCCattttttcattttgttttccAGGCACCGCTTGGGTACGTACATCAACAAACCATTGCTTCTGCCAACTTTTTATTGATTCGTGCATGATGACAGAGTGGCCGTCATTCCAAAGCTTTCCCCTTCTTCATGGTGGATTTCTCAACAGGTAACGAAATCAACTCATGCGTCTCCTGTTCCATGGTGGATTTGGCAACAAAAAACAAATAGGGTTTGCATTGCCTGCAACCCAACACATACAAGCTCATGAATTCGCTGATCAGCAAAATAACATGAGAAAACAAACCAAGTATGTTAGCACGATTTTGCAATAATACAATCAAATATAATATTAGAGATTCACAGGCCATCATCGGTATCTTCACAATCCAATCATCAAAACATTGCAAAACGCTTGGTGAAACCATCAAGAAGCTATTGGTAACTTAAATCTCATTCTCTCCCAGTTAGAAGTATTCTCTCCTCTGATTCCAGTCTTCGGTATATGCACTCTAAATGGTTGTGAAACTCGCAACGTAGGCCTTGCAATTCCTTGGCTCTTTCGTATTCTTTGGTTCCCTTGTACGCCAACTTCAATTTGCTCGAGTCTTGTTGAACTCTGTTTGACCTTTTGACCTGTGCTAAAAGAGCTACCATTTCAAAACCTAGACATGTTACCATATTCTCAACATAGTAGAAAGCAAACTTTCAAAGTCTTAACAGTTGAATTTGCATCATCTTGATACATCAAAGTTCATTTTCACGATAGCAAATCACATATCCACTTCAAGTTTACAATTTTTAGGACTGTGTCATGGTAAAGGCCATTAAATTTGTTTATATCTGGAGTCATCAAAAGAGACCACACCTTTGATGGTCATTATGCATATGCGTGACATGAGAGTCATATGTCGTGCACAACATTAGCTCAGTTCAATAGACCTAAAGCATAAGGAACGATGTTAAATCGACATTAAACCATAAAACTGACCTCATATCTTGGCATTGCGCCTTCAAATTTTCGACACCAATCATCTCTGACAAACCAGGGTCTACAAAAAACCAGAAAAAGATCGATCAGAAACATGACTTTGTTTTGTTCAAAGGCCATAGATTTAAACGCCAATAACATAAAACATGAGACCTGAACATAAAAACTCTCACCAATTTAATACAAACAAAACAGCTTAGATAGTTGGGTTGTGAGGCACCAAACATGTAGAATAGATAGCTTAGGTCATTAAAATTTACGATATCAGCGTCAGACTGTTAACAGAACAGTCAACTCACAAATCCTTAGAAATCATGTTAAAGATATATCTACACCATAAGCAAAGCATGAAAAATAAGACGAAACTTCTAGTCTGCAAGAACAGTATACAAAAAGAAGATAGCTTCTCACCTTCCCCTGGAGGAGACCACAATGTGAGCAGGATCAAGTAGAAAGTCAAGTAATTTCTGGGCATCTTTCTCAGTCCTTAAGAGGACCATTCCACTACAAGACATCACTGGTAAAACACTATAAGATAGCTCTACTTGAGAGGACAAGGATGTCTGTTCATATATGAAATCATTCATAGTGATCGGTGATAGATCTTTCTCAAGATTATCAATCCAGAAAGCATAATAGTTTTTCTCTCCAAACATCGGCTTAAGTGGAGATCTTTCCGGATCGATCGCCTGCTTTGAAGTCTTGTCATTTCCATTGAACCTATTTCTTGCAATATCCAGGAAATGGTCCAGTGTTGGGTTCTGTGGCCATTTCTGCTCCATAATGCACATATCTTGCACATTAATTGGTGTCCTTTCTCCAGCTAAAGGGCCATGCTTCCAGAGGACTTCAAATGTGCAGTTGCAGATGGCTTCACCATTAACTGATCTGTGCTTTGAACGCCTGACCTGCCATTTgagcataaaaataaataaataaatatttcatgaattattCATAGTTCATTTTCTTGCGCCGCACATCCAAATAGCAAACAAGAAATTTAAGATATGGTTTTTAGAAGCTCAATAATGCATGAAGCACTCAATTGATAAAGAAGAAATGCGTACATAGAAAATGTGTTTGAATCCATGTGTAGATGGCAATCACTGCGAGAGCAGGAGAGGGAAGGAGGAAGCGGGAGAGGTTTCCAGGGAGCTCAAGGAAAGAGAATGAGAAGACAGCTGACTGATAAATACTGTCCGAGCGTTCTTCTTTCTATGCGTCCAATTCAAATAAATGGCAGTTTTGTTCTTTTAGGAATAGAAGGATGAAAACAAGCTTCCAACAAAGCGCATGAAAGCGCatagaaacaaacaaacaaactacATTGCCGAAGtttaaattcaagaaacaaaaaggACGAACTCACACCAATCCACTGTTTGAGGCGTTTCTTACAGGAATCGAACAGACCAGACATTTGGCAGGGCAACAAATCCTAATAAAGAAAGATCATTACCACCAAATTAGCAGGATCACGAGAACCAACGAGCAACATGCCGAATCAGCGTGAAAAAAAGAGAGCAAAAAACCTTCTCCGGAGCTAAATCCCCCCCAGAAGCCAACCTCGACATGcaacattgcgagttcaagaagcaaaaaatcatTCTTTGATGCAATAATAAGGATTCCGGGATCGAAATTTGCAAAACCGTTTAAGAACACGAATTACCAACGAGAGATTTTTGCTCGATTACATAACAAAGAACAAGGAA
The window above is part of the Musa acuminata AAA Group cultivar baxijiao chromosome BXJ1-1, Cavendish_Baxijiao_AAA, whole genome shotgun sequence genome. Proteins encoded here:
- the LOC135584410 gene encoding uncharacterized protein LOC135584410 isoform X2, giving the protein MARKRPSEAAPAPPNLDFRAPGDDAWYEVRLAVEEDVEGEAALRVMYCNFSGAFDELYPADRFASLRELEEFAGRFRPTSVQLQDEECRMVVEGTEFCASHTFGDRDVRFYDAVVESVRRSKHRSVNGEAICNCTFEVLWKHGPLAGERTPINVQDMCIMEQKWPQNPTLDHFLDIARNRFNGNDKTSKQAIDPERSPLKPMFGEKNYYAFWIDNLEKDLSPITMNDFIYEQTSLSSQVELSYSVLPVMSCSGMVLLRTEKDAQKLLDFLLDPAHIVVSSRGRPWFVRDDWCRKFEGAMPRYEHRSKGQTEFNKTRAN
- the LOC135584410 gene encoding uncharacterized protein LOC135584410 isoform X1, which encodes MARKRPSEAAPAPPNLDFRAPGDDAWYEVRLAVEEDVEGEAALRVMYCNFSGAFDELYPADRFASLRELEEFAGRFRPTSVQLQDEECRMVVEGTEFCASHTFGDRDVRFYDAVVESVRRSKHRSVNGEAICNCTFEVLWKHGPLAGERTPINVQDMCIMEQKWPQNPTLDHFLDIARNRFNGNDKTSKQAIDPERSPLKPMFGEKNYYAFWIDNLEKDLSPITMNDFIYEQTSLSSQVELSYSVLPVMSCSGMVLLRTEKDAQKLLDFLLDPAHIVVSSRGRPWFVRDDWCRKFEGAMPRYEVKRSNRVQQDSSKLKLAYKGTKEYERAKELQGLRCEFHNHLECIYRRLESEERILLTGRE